Part of the Antechinus flavipes isolate AdamAnt ecotype Samford, QLD, Australia chromosome 2, AdamAnt_v2, whole genome shotgun sequence genome is shown below.
ACATCATGTTCCCATGAGGGTTTGGCTGCATAGGCTGCTGGGTATAGGCCTGGCTCCCCATCATTCCCATCTGCATCTGCATAGGATACTGTGCTGTCTGGTTCATGTAGGCAGGGTTACTATGGTAACTGCTGTTCATCATGGGCTGTGTCATTCGGTAACTGTTCATGGCATTCAAAGTGTTCATATTCATGGAATTGACATTATAAGGGGTCGTTGGCATTAAATTAACCCCCATGTTCATACCACGCTGAACAGCTAATGCACGAGGGCCAGCCTGCATGGCAACTGCTGGCGGGCTGCGACCATAAAGCTGCTGCTGGTGAGCAGCTGCCGAGGGCAGTGGTGCTGATTTAGAACGGATGGAAATGTGCCCCTTGACTGGCATTTGTCCTTGCAACCTCTGAGTGTGGGGAATGCCAATGTTGGTGGCAGACATGTTGCACTGGAGCAGAGGTGAGGTGAGGTTCATGGTAGTGGATGCCAAGTTTGGGGGTGGCGTCATGGTGGCTTGTGCTTGAGGGGCCCCAGCTAATGGATGGGATGGAGCTAGCTGAGCCAGTCCTGTGTTGGACAAAGAAACACTGGTTGCATAGGAAGTCACAGCAGGAGAATGGCTATAAGGCATGGCATGTGGGTCCATAATGGTGTTAGTCAGCTGCTGTAACTTAGCTAAACTGAAGGTGGCTGATGGTTGGGAATAGCTGCTGGCACCAAAATCCCCTGGAATCCTTTCATAAATACTTATGTTCCCAGTGCTTCCGGATTCTGGTATTTCCATGATCATCGGGGCCGGGGTGAAGCTGTTATTCATACTGCACTGTGACAGTGGAGGCTGCTGCTGGGGTGGTGGAGGGGGCTGagggggctggggctggggctgggactgGGGCTGCTGCTGGGGAGGTGGCGGtgctggctgctgctgctgctgctgctgttgctgctgtggTGCGGGTGGCTGCTGCTGGTTACTTGGTGGTCTTTCCACCACACAACTCTGAGGTGACTTGATGTTACAGTTGGCAGCAGGTTGCACATTGTTCTGCTGCATCATGCTACAGCTACTGCCCATATTGGCCATCTGTTGAGTGACAACACAACTGTTCTGAGTGAGGCTACTAGAGGAAGACAATCCTCCATAAGAGCAACTGCTCTGGGAAGAGTTATTTCCACAAATGCTGCCGCCCATAGTGGAATCATAGCTGCTAGGGTTCTCATAATTTTCTGTGGTGCTCTCAATGCTGCCCAGGTCACTGAAGCCACTGTCCACCACCTGCTGAGAGTGGTCTGACACCGAAGGCACATCCATCATGGGGCTGGTCTCCATGTTCTGCATAGAGGGTGCGGACAGGGATCCTTGTTCAGGGCTGATCTGGGTATAACCACTCTCAAGAGCAGGCACATTAGGACTGCTGACTGAACGGACCGATTGGCTAGGATGAGACTGAACAGAAGATATTGGGCTGTTGTGTTCTGATGCATGGCAGTCTTCGACCATTGATATCTGAGGGTCTTCATCAGCTTGGGTATAACTCTGCAAAGTTTGACAAGCTGCAAGGGTTTCTTCACAGTCCTGGTATGTTCCATCATGCTCATTGCTTTCTTCCTGGGTCAGTGACTGTACTGCTTGCACTGTTTCCAGATCCAATTCACTATGAGgaatctcttcttcttcttttagttCAATTAATTCTCCCTTAGTGCTTGCTTCTTCTTCATGATCATCCTCAGACCCTGGCATATGCTCTGATACAACTGATGTCTCATGGGAAGCCTGTTCTTCCTCAGAATCGGggtctgtttcatttttgctCTTTATTTCCTCTCGATTGCTCTGGGTATTTGTTTCTAAAAAAGATTCCTGACCCCCAGGCTCCTCTTTGACTCCTTCTCTAATTGTCTGTTCCTctgattcctttttctttgtggATTCTAAGTgaccatcatcttcatcatctgcATCATGGTCCTCGTTCTGGTTTGTTCCCAGGACTACCTCATCCTCTTCCTCGTGTTCCTGCTCTTCCAGCTCTGCCTGCTCTTCCTCCGATTGCCTTTGCTCTTCTTCTGAAACCCGGGGTTTCTCCTCAACCTCTTCTTCTTCTATCTCGGGTTCTTTAGATTCTGTCACTGGGCTACCACGACTGTCCACTGGGGAAGCTGCTCTTACCTCACTGCTGGTTGTATCCTCATCTTCTCCCTCTCCTGCCTCTTCTGTTTCTCCATGGATatcattctccttcctttcttcagcaAGGGGCAAGTCTTCTTTTGGTTCAGCAGCCTCTTCTTTGTCTTGAATTTTAGGCTTGCGTCCAGCCTTAGGAAGGGGTACCATGGAGTCAGGTCTACAATCTTGAGATACTGTTATCATTTCTCGGTTCAGCTTGAATCCTGGTTTTCGGCCAGGTCTTTTCTTCCAGTGGATTGGTTTGCGACTTTTGCCTTTGGGCCAtcccttcttctttttcaaaGGTGTAGAAGTATCTGGCTCAAGTGGGGAATCCCTCATGTCACATTTTCTCAACATAGACACTGGCTTCAGAATAGGAGTGCCTgttgagaaaacaaaagtaagtagtcattctctgaattttttttttattgtctttcaaAATGAGAAACTGAAAATACTTAACAgagatgattttatatataatcataaacTGGTTAGAAAGGAATAGTAgagagtaaataaaatattttgacagtATGGCTAAGAAAACTAAAGTCACAGTGAAGTGTCATGATTGGAAATGAAATCCAGGTATCAAGTACGCTGTCTTCTAACATTGTTTCTACCCAAGAATCAAAAATGTTCACTGGTTATCCTTCCTTTCCGCTTTCCCCTTTCCAGATGGGTGAAAAGATTTAAGATCATTTGCAAATTACAGATCACAAAATTTTGAGATAGtcttctactttaaaaaattgttttgggtTATTGTTATTTGGGTTATCGTTATTATCATGAATGATAGAATCATTCCTTTGTGTAGCTCATTAATTCTATAACAAATTTTAAACACAATCTTCCTAGGAATTAGGTGCACATACAAATTTCAAAGCGTACCACTGGAGTAATAACTAAATGAACCCAGGGCTGCAAATTGAGGAAACCTGACACTCTTAGTCCTGTCActagccttagttttctcatttgtaaaataagggggctGGCAAGAAGATGTTTAAGGTTCTATCCAGTGCCAGAATCCTATAGCTACTtcacagaaaataatattaataataatgagtcACATGAAGTCACAATTATCATGTGAAGGTTCAACTAGAATGATGGAGATAAtttccatctgaaaaatgaaagatgataATTATCCTTATTATAAGTCACCcttttcagtcaatcaataagcatttattaagctcattCTGAGTGCCAGCTACTAATTTTTCTAAGCAACAGgcatacaaaaagaaacaagaagcaattcctgccctcaaggaactcacaatctcaTGTAGGAAACAAAGGGAAGCACTAGAATTtagggaaaatcaagaaaaacatgtagaaagtgggattttaattgggacttgaaagaagtcagggaattgaaatgagaaggaagagcattccaggaatggaaggaagccagagaaaatgcctagagcTGAAAGATGAAGTGTCATTGTCCATGGAAAAGCCAGGAGGCTAATGTCATTGAACTGAAGACTATCTGGTAAGAAGACgtacaagaagactggaaaagtatgAAGGGACTAGgtcatgaagagttttaaatgccaaatagaagattttgtaATTGATGGTAGAGGTGACAGGAAATCATTGGAGTTTACTGAGCAGAAGAGTGACATGGTTGAATCTGTTATAAGCTTTAGAAAGATACAAAATAACCCGAGTTTTACTATTTTCAAGTTCTCTCTACCTTAAACTTAAAATCTGCAATTTAGGTAATGAATCAACCAAAGCTTCCCTTTTCTGTCTCagacttagattttttttttacctgcatGAATTTCTTTAGCATCATAATCCTTATTACCTCATAGTTTCTTAACCTTACACCATTCCAGAGACATCTTGGTATAAATTTTACTGAAACAAAATTGATAAAACACTCACAGTATGaaatgtgtgtatgcacacatatacatatgcacatatattttctGCCTGCTAAATGGAGGAAGATATGCTCAATGGACAGTGAaagatatgtttaaaatattactGTTGTTAAATCATCTTTCAGTCATGCTTAACTCTCTGTGATCCTCATAAGGGTGGtggagtttttttggcagaaatactggagtggtttattattttcttctccagaccactttacagacaaggaaattgaggccaacaaggttaaatgccttgcctagGGTATCCcaagccagtaagtgtctgaggtcgacTGGAGTtcagtaagatgagtcttcctatttccaggcccagcactctatacaTGCTAGCTGTCCATTAAAGAAAAGTGTACAAAGAGAGTACTTGTATTTCTAAAAGATTAGAGAATAGAAACATCAGAGGGTCTCCAAAGTCTTACTTTTATGAACTTAGTAACAAAGCCAGGATTGTGggattcctttaaaattctttaaagatgGTTATATATTCTGAATTGCAATAATGGACAATTAAAAAGTTCTATGACACATACCATCAGCATCATCTGATTCTTCCTCTATATCTTTAGACTTCCTCTTAGAAGAAGATCGATGCCTGAGGACCTCCTGGGAGGGTAAACAATGAAAGTATCCTCTGGAAAACAGTTCATtttcatcctcttcttcctcctcttcatcaaTTTCAAATGTAGGTTCTAATCTTGGCATTGGCCTCTCAGAGTCGGAATCCTCAAAGGGTTCATCTAACACTTCTGTGGTCTCAGAGATAGTTTCTGTGACCACACTGCTATTGTGGTGTTTTCGTTTTCGGACTCTCCTTCTCCGATGAAGAATTggtttctattttcaaaataaagaattttcttttagtatcctcaaaaaaatgaaaccatgGTTCTAATAGAACCAAAAGTGAGACAATTTTATAAAcagagtattttcatttttctgctgATTGCTGAAGTGTTTTCTCCCCCAATTTCACAGTATTCAGACATATGGGatttggagggaagggagagcagCACTTTACTACTGTCTACCACTATATGTAGCTAATATGTATGAAATTTTCCCTAAGTTAAATACTGTATATGTAATATTACTATGAACAGAAGTAAAAGGCAATTAAGATAGATTAAACTGGCacttataaatgaaatttaaaggtTTGTAAGtaaagttctttacatgttatctcatgtAATTTTCATAAAGATCAGATAagattcatttacttttcttcagTCTAtttgaggaagggaagaatatcctgggaaatggaaagagatcttcaatactgaaataattttctctctcccttgaaGTAATATACAACTTTTTTCCATGTCTTAAGAGTCaaatgaggacaaaaaaaaaaatttgcctcaTAGAACTTAAGAAGATTAacgggaaaaagaaaaaagaaagaaagaaagaaaaaggttaatAGAACATCAGTATAAATCTTCTAGAGACTTTGTAACAAGAAAGCTGTGCTAGAAAAAAGGCAACATAGCAcagaaatactaaatttgaagttTATACACTCAGTGATAATGAAGCTATTtggaaataaaagcaattttgttttattaaatgtgtCACAAAACATTAACTAAAGAATGATTCTGATAGTACAGTGACAAGAAATTATtgatattctaatttatttagtgTTGCTTTATTAAGACCCTCAAAATGCATTATCTTATTTATAAGGCCTTTTAATGAACTTCTGTGGGACAGAAATTATTTCTTCCAAGTTACAGGAAGTACAATAAGACATGagaatttagaaatttatttgtGATCATGTAGTTAACCACAAAGCCAGAGTCAgaacttaatttctttaatttccattttagtcCTCCTACTGTTAAACATAATTGTCAAATACTGTGAAAATTttcattactaaaaaaaattaatcatgtcACATGGTTATGAAACGGAGAGGCCTAAGACTGAATCTGGTATCCTAGTCTTGAACCAGACATCTAACCGCAGACATGCCTGGCAACTTATAGCCACTAGAGGTGAAAACATTTTGGCTTACTCAACATCAGGCTCTAGGTGACACTTCTATCACAAAACTGCCTAAAATGCACCTAGCTTAATGCCTGCCTTTAACCTTTGCCAATGTTGCTCTCATTCAGAAAATGATAACTTCAAACTTCATACATCATTGTtcaaaaaaaagatctattaaatAAAGTTGAACCAAAACATTTGagggaagggaaacaataaaaagaattctGGTGGGGGGAATGGGCTCCCCAGGAACAATGGCAGAGCCAGACTACTACCCTCTTAAGGATCCCTGGAGAAAAGCCCTAACCAAATTTCCTCCTAACTCAACACCTGGCTCCACTGCCTCATCATAAACACCTCTATATCATCTTTGCAAACTTAAGAAAACAAAAGCGTTTCAAGTCTTCTGCAAACCATGGTTTAAATCCCAAACCAAAAATCTAAACACATAACCCTTCAGCCAATTCTTGAAGATTATGaggaatattttctttatccATCAGAGTGACATACATATCAAATTTGTGTCTGAAGGATCCAGTCAATGGCTACATTAGATAAATGCATATACTTTTAAAGACAGAAGCAACAAACATGCTTTAGCTCTTGAAATATTACAGGATGAGGTAAACCTACAATTTAAGTTACAATTAGAAGACTGGAAATATAATGCACTATACCTTTCGTTTTAATGTGGGTTTAGTGAGTACAGGTGGTGAATTTGACCGAGGACTCTCaggttcttcttcctcttcactaCTCTCACTAAAGCCCCTCAAAATGGCTCTTTCTCCATCATTATACCGGTGAGGCAGTCGATCACTCCCTTCTGGTAATCTGCACTTGAGGGGCTCTGGGCTTTTCTTCAGTGGTCCTCTCCATATCTCTACATTTTCATTTAATCGTCTTTTGGGGACTTCTGGTTTTTCATCTTTGCCAAACCGCCCCTCTAAAGCTGTCGAATGCTCTTCACTCTCAGTGAACTGTTCCTGAGAGGCTTCAGATTTTTCTTCACATTCGCCATATCTTCCCCGAGGAACCGATGGTGTTTCTTCCAAGGGAAGTTTAGAATCTTTCTCACTAAAAGGCTCTCGGACTTTTTTGTTCTTACGTCCCCATCGGCCTCTCCGAGATGGTTGACTATTTGCTGGAAGACTATCTAGGGGAAGAACTTCCTTGTTTAGTCGTGTAGAATTAGCTGGTGCAATAATATCtggtttcttttcattctctattgAATAagaatcttcttttttctcccaagaCACTGGCTTTGACAtctgattccaaaaaaaaaaaaaaaatttagttaagTTTTTTTTCAGTATCCTATTGGTTGTACCTATCTCTTCCAGCATTTTAGGTACTAAGTtgttgagaaaagaaaaactgttaaACAAgctgttaaggaaaaaaaagtgacagCTATCTTTTTGAAATAGTTAGATATTTAATACAATGTCCAGAAGTGACTAAAAATGCATCTATAATCACAGAGAACTGAAAAGATTTTCTGTGTAATATATgatacaatatttaatatttaaaaatccagaaaatgaAACAACTTTTTAACAGGAAAATACTTAAGACAATCACATGATCTACCTATGGATGtacgtgtacacacacacacacacacacacacacacacacacacactttcatcAGTTTATTTTACAGTCACTTCAAGAGAAACTGATCCAATTTCACTATGCCTAATTTtcagatttatattttccttaattatcAAAGTGATCTCTGTTGCTCAGAAATTAGGTGTTcacctaaaattttaaaatgaaatctctaTAAGAAAGACATTATGTTCATTTTGATACTATTCACAGTAGCCAAGAGTAACAAAATACGGATCaaagacttagagctggaagaaatcttaaaaatcttctttttcaatcctttctttttacagatgaagaaacagagacccagagagatgagGTAATTTGGCCAAATTCTCAGAAGAGGCTGAggctaagatttgaactcaagttttgtGATTTAAAATTCAGTGTCCTTTTTTTCCTACTACACCAAACACATCTTCCTAAATGTTCTGCTATTAAATCATTTGATGTACCTATCAGCTCTGCTCGGCagataatgacaaaaaaattatgaaatctcATATCATACATCACCAACACTGATGACAACTCAAAAcatatcacagaatcataaatagATTAGGAGCTGAAAGAGGCTATGGAGGCCATCTATTTTCCCTCtcttgcattttacagatgagcaaattgtgacaaatacaggatttgaacccaggtcctcaaATTCCAAATGCAATATGCTTTCCCATGTAACATAATGCCTCTAAAGATGCTTTTGACCTTGAAGGGAGGAGAGGACAATGTAGGGGAAAGAAGGACCTTTACTTATACCCTTACACTGGAATCCAGTTCCTTTTCCTGGCACTGCtgctcttcattttctccttcctctgcatcctcttcctcttcctctgagACTACAGAATTGGAGACAATGACAGGAGTCCAACGCAAACATTCAGGATCTACATCTACAGGTCTCAGATTCACTTGGAGCTTTGCCATATGATCCTGGATCAGTTTTTCCCGGCGGATAATCACAAATCTGTAATCAGAAAAAAGTCTATAGTAGTCAATGATGTGTGGGCTATACATAATGAAGATAGAGCTATAAATAATCTGACTACAAATGtaggtggtgatggtgatgatgataatgataatgttgaAGGTTCCACATATTTTACTTTGTAAAGAAAGGCACAGCCAGCCAAATGAGAAGTCCAAGAAGAACCCTGGAAGAAGGTTCctccctgtcctcaaaaagtCTTGCAAGTCTTGTTCACATTCTCTCACCTTTCCTGTTTTACCAACCTACAACCTCCtcatccttcaagattcagcctCCAGTACTCCTGCTTCTACTTCTCTGAATACCCCAAGCAGAGTGATGTCTCCATACTCAGTTCCTATAGCACTTAAATGTTTTCACATTCAGCATGACCTTTTCACATGACCTTGGGATCCATGTTACCTCCATTTGTAATGCtaatttttatgtttctattttctctccccaaATTTCCAAGGAATGTAAGCACTTTGAGATATAAACCACATCTTATACTTCTCTTCATTTTCAGGAGAACTTAGAGGTATCTTTCATAAAGCAGACAATCAATGCTGCCAGCTGAATAGAGATTATCATactaataagtttttattataaCAATTTAACCAAGACAAATAAAACAGTCTCTGTCCATGAAAAACTTAAAATCACTTATAAGTGATAAGACAGTACCTAAGTCAGAAAACTATAAACTGGTATGAGAGGTATGAAGATATGTtatgataaaattataaagagaTTTAATAAAATTTCCTATAACTGAGTAAACATTGATAAATTGACTGCTACTACCTTAAATGATGGGAAGGCAGTTAGGACTCAGTTCATATATAAAAATCAGTCAATTCAAAAGGATTAAGAACAAAATCAGAAAAGTCCTAACAAAGATTTTAAGGTACAATAATTGCATCTCTTGTCAAAAATATTGAGGTTTGTATTTAGATGTGTTGGATTACTTCTATTGTCTATCTTCCCTACTACTACTAAGAATGTCCAACAAAGCCAAAGGAAGTCTTACAATCATGCTAACCGGATGCATTATAAATCCCAAGTTTCCCAACTTCACCTGGGCCCTCAATTCAGCATGATATTTTTATTACTGCTCCCTAAATCGATTTTCTCTCTCACTTCAGACAGAAACTTCCAAACCTGCCCTTCCCATCTCAAGTTTCCTacatttcctctcctttctctaattAAGATCATTTGATTTTGGTATGAGTTTTCAAGAATGCGCAAAAGTCCTTCCCTCATCCTTCTGCCACCCCCTAAGCTAAAATCCTATAGCTTCTCCCTTTTTCAGACTATTTTTCCCCCCTATTGTGTCTTCTAAggactggctttttttttttttatgtagttGTAATTGAGGAGCTCTTTAATCATGTATTGTTttcaaaaaatcaataatattaagGCACTAATCAAAGGTTGGAGCCTAAAGTTTTCTTTAGCTCTAACAAAAATCCTTGCAATTTAGATAGCAAAATTAAAGGAAGCTAATCTATTCTTAAAAGTTGCATTATTCTGcatccatctttttaaaaaaacaataatatatttttcaaaattcatgcaaagatagttttcaacatccacttttgtaaaaccttgcgttccatatttttctccttccctccctactttccttcaagacaagtaatccaatatagataggttaaatatatgcaattcttttaaccatatttccacatttatcatgctgtacaagaaaaaatagaccaaaaggggaaaaaatgagaaagaaaaaacaagtaagcaaacaacaacaacaaaaaaaaaactgctgaaaatactatgtgtgattcacattcagttcccactatTCTCCTTTTGGATGAAGAGGGCTCTCTccccatcataagtctattggaactggcttgattgacctcattgttgaaaagagctatgtccatcgtaattgatcatcatataatcttgttgctaggtacaatgttcttttggttctactcacttcatctAGCATCAGCTcctgttaagtctctccaggcctctctgaaaccatcctgctgatcatttcttataaagcaataatattccataacattcatatatcaaaacttattcagccattctccaattaatgggcatccaagtttccagttctttgctacttcaaaaagggctgccacaaacatttgtgcagatgtatgtccttttctcttttttatgatctctttaggatacaagcccagtagagtcactgctggatcaaagagtttgcagtttaatagtcttttgggcataattccaaattgctctccagaagagttggatcagttcagaactccacaatgtatcagtgtcccaattctctcacatcccctccaaaatttttatcctttaattaattaattaatgcattaattatcttttcttgtcatcttaatcaatctaacaggtgtaaagtggtacctcagaattctcagacaatttttaaaacctctctccattctttgtttccattttttcttctttctcctactcAACTCTTGGCAATCTAGTTTTCCATCAcatcatttaaatgaaattactctctccaaagttaccaataatgtattaaatCACCAAATCTTCCAGTCTTTTTCAGTTCTTATCCTTCTCAATCTATCTACTCTATtagagtagatagaatgccaggcctccAGTAAGGAAAGTTTGAGTtttcagacatttacaagctatCTTATTTGAGGAAAGTGACATGGCCTTTatctgcttcagcttcctcaattTAAAAATGGGCATAGTAACAGCACTTCCCATTCAGGGTGGcagtgaagattaaataaaaaattttaaaagttacttgcaaaaaagtgctatataagtgttTAACTATTGTTATTTGACATTTTTGACCACCTTTTCCCTCCAACatattctctattttatggaaTTCCATGATCttattttctcctacttttctctttctaaatttcaACTGCTATGTGACTattctttctcagtcttctttttcCAGGAgtcattaaaatctttttttgtttcttcctttttcttcagtCATTATAACCCTTAACTGAGAATTTCCCAAGGTTCTGTACTaaaccctcttctcttctttccattttctcttggTGACCTCATTACTTCCTAAGGATATCATCTTTATGTAGATGATTCTCACATCTCTATATTCAATCTTAGTCTCTTTCCTAAGAGTTAGTCCTGCCACCCCAATAGCCTGTTGGACATTTCACATGAGATGTCCCAGAGACAACACAAACCCAATATGTccaaaaattaaatatctttatgaattacatgtaaaatgacttgcaaatttataaatgttattgctatccttattattttcctctaaaaacctttcctttctcttttaaacattcctatttctgttaaagatgtgacttgtccaggtttgTACTCATTCTCcctcatcatatatatatatgtgtatgtatgtgtgtatatatatatatatatatatatatatatatatatatatatatatcaattgccaaatcttgacATTTGTACCTCTACTGACATCTCCCAAATTCAACTTTTTTCTCCACTCACAAAACTACCCTATCACTTCTTACCAAGAAAAGCCTTTTACCTAGTCTCCCTGCCTCCAGTCTTTCCCTACTCCAGTCTATCCTAAGTAATGCTACCAAATGATTTTACTTAAACAAAGATCTGACTATGTCGGTCTCCTACTCAAATCCAGCTTCTctctattgcctttaggatagtggttctcaaagtgtggtctgaGCAGCCCACTCAGGGAGTCCatgaagtcaaaactatttttataatataatttaattcatgtaattttataataatattaaaacattatttgcCTACTAATTAGCCCTCCCTCAGACatatgtctgaggtcagattttcttcatatgcttcaaccaaaacaacataCCACCTGAATATAGAAGCAAATATGAAAATTCAGCTATTAGGCTAAATTTCATTATGAAAATTTCAGCTATTAAAGAgatcaacaaaaatatataaaagaaaatcttctaatttttttttgagaaattaaaaaaaaaaaggggacaaTTAgatggcgtagtggatagagtgccagccatgaagtcaggaggacttgagttccaagctgtcctcagatacttaacacttcttagctatttgaccctgggcaagccacttaatcccaattgctggggggaggggtgggagggggtgaggggggagagggagggaaggatttgTATTAGCAATTGGCTTATTATCATTGTTCTTCAATggattaatatttaaaaatcttttcagttttaaattctaatatagcaaacacaaaaataaaagttctttggaagcctcaattattttttaagaatataaaaagattctcaatcatttttaagattataaaaggagaaaatcagaaactttatgagcaaaactacaaaatactttccacacaaatgaagtctgatgtaaccaactggaaaaatattaaatgctcttggattgggcgagcaaatataataaagatgacattactacctaaattaatctacttatttagcgctataccaatcagactcccaaaaaactactttgatgaattagaaaaaataacaacaaagttcatatagaaaaacaaaaggtcaagaatttcaagggaattaatgaaaaaaaaaatcaaatgaaggtggcctagctgtaccagatctaaaattatattataaagcagcagttactaaaaccatctggtattggctaagaaatagactagttgatcaatggaataggttaggttcaaaggacaaaaca
Proteins encoded:
- the KAT6A gene encoding histone acetyltransferase KAT6A isoform X2; protein product: MVKLANPLYTEWILEAIKKVKKQKQRPSEERICNAVSSSHGLDRKTVLEQLELSVKDGTILKVSNKGLNSYKDPDNPGRIALPKPRNLGKLDGKQNVDWNKLIKRAVEGLAESSGSTLKNIERFLKGQKDVSALFGGSAASVFHQQLRLAVKRAVGHGRLLKDGPLYRLNTKAANVDGKESCESLSCLPPVSLLPHEKDKPVAEPIPICSFCLGTKEQNREKKPEELISCADCGNSGHPSCLKFSPELTVRVKALRWQCIECKTCSSCRDQGKNADNMLFCDSCDRGFHMECCDPPLTRMPKGMWICQICRPRKKGRKLLHKKAAQIKRRYANPIGRPKNRLKKQNTVSKGPFSKVRTGPGRGRKRKITLSSQSASSSEEGYLEQMDLDFCRDGSTPLKFNKKTKGLIDGLTKFFTPSPDGRKARGEVVDYSEQYRIRKKGNRKSSTSEWPTDNQDGWDGKQENEERLFGSQEDMTEKDMELFRDIQEQALQKVGVTGPPDPQVRCPSVIEFGKYEIHTWYSSPYPQEYSRLPKLYLCEFCLKYMKSRTILQQHMKKCGWFHPPANEIYRKNNISVFEVDGNVSTIYCQNLCLLAKLFLDHKTLYYDVEPFLFYVLTQNDVKGCHLVGYFSKEKHCQQKYNVSCIMILPQYQRKGYGRFLIDFSYLLSKREGQAGSPEKPLSDLGRLSYMAYWKSVILECLYHQNDKQISIKKLSKLTGICPQDITSTLHHLRMLDFRSDQFVIIRREKLIQDHMAKLQVNLRPVDVDPECLRWTPVIVSNSVVSEEEEEDAEEGENEEQQCQEKELDSSMSKPVSWEKKEDSYSIENEKKPDIIAPANSTRLNKEVLPLDSLPANSQPSRRGRWGRKNKKVREPFSEKDSKLPLEETPSVPRGRYGECEEKSEASQEQFTESEEHSTALEGRFGKDEKPEVPKRRLNENVEIWRGPLKKSPEPLKCRLPEGSDRLPHRYNDGERAILRGFSESSEEEEEPESPRSNSPPVLTKPTLKRKKPILHRRRRVRKRKHHNSSVVTETISETTEVLDEPFEDSDSERPMPRLEPTFEIDEEEEEEDENELFSRGYFHCLPSQEVLRHRSSSKRKSKDIEEESDDADGTPILKPVSMLRKCDMRDSPLEPDTSTPLKKKKGWPKGKSRKPIHWKKRPGRKPGFKLNREMITVSQDCRPDSMVPLPKAGRKPKIQDKEEAAEPKEDLPLAEERKENDIHGETEEAGEGEDEDTTSSEVRAASPVDSRGSPVTESKEPEIEEEEVEEKPRVSEEEQRQSEEEQAELEEQEHEEEDEVVLGTNQNEDHDADDEDDGHLESTKKKESEEQTIREGVKEEPGGQESFLETNTQSNREEIKSKNETDPDSEEEQASHETSVVSEHMPGSEDDHEEEASTKGELIELKEEEEIPHSELDLETVQAVQSLTQEESNEHDGTYQDCEETLAACQTLQSYTQADEDPQISMVEDCHASEHNSPISSVQSHPSQSVRSVSSPNVPALESGYTQISPEQGSLSAPSMQNMETSPMMDVPSVSDHSQQVVDSGFSDLGSIESTTENYENPSSYDSTMGGSICGNNSSQSSCSYGGLSSSSSLTQNSCVVTQQMANMGSSCSMMQQNNVQPAANCNIKSPQSCVVERPPSNQQQPPAPQQQQQQQQQQPAPPPPQQQPQSQPQPQPPQPPPPPQQQPPLSQCSMNNSFTPAPMIMEIPESGSTGNISIYERIPGDFGASSYSQPSATFSLAKLQQLTNTIMDPHAMPYSHSPAVTSYATSVSLSNTGLAQLAPSHPLAGAPQAQATMTPPPNLASTTMNLTSPLLQCNMSATNIGIPHTQRLQGQMPVKGHISIRSKSAPLPSAAAHQQQLYGRSPPAVAMQAGPRALAVQRGMNMGVNLMPTTPYNVNSMNMNTLNAMNSYRMTQPMMNSSYHSNPAYMNQTAQYPMQMQMGMMGSQAYTQQPMQPNPHGNMMYTGPSHHSYMNTAGVPKQSLNGPYMRR